TAATAAGAGTAGGTAGGCGAACATCTTTACCGTGCCATCTGAAACGAAGCGAGATATGAAGGGATCCTTAAAAGCACCATCCTGAAATCGTAATACTATACGGCCATCAGCAGTTTCCGCAGCTTCAACATTGGTGACACCGGGCACACGCTGGGTCATTTTCTTCAGAACTAAATTGAAGATATCCCGGTGCTCCTGGTACATATACTGCGCCACCAGCGAGAGATTCTCACCACGACGGGACAGATGCTCTGCGACGCCGGCATCCTGGCTTTCTCGCGCATCAGTAATGTGCAGGTCGGAAACATGCCAATTCTCTATCAACTTACGAAATGCTACCACTGCACGGAAGCGTTCAAACTGTCCCAAACCTTTAATTGCAAGCACGTCAGGCGAATCGAGTTTCTGCTGTTCACGCTCCTCTGTAGCATTTTCATCAACGTAATCTGCCTCATTTGTAATGGCATCACCTTCGCCAAAACGAAAATTCAAAAAACACCATGGACGCCCTTGCTGACCGCGCCGATATTTCAGCAACTCTCGTTCAACTACCGGCTGATTATCACGTAATCCAATATGCAGTTCATATGTCACTAGTGGGCCATCGGTATCAACACGAAATTTTAACTCGAACTTGATTGGCCCATTTGT
The DNA window shown above is from bacterium and carries:
- a CDS encoding AAA family ATPase, with protein sequence MKIESIRIENFKVLKKIELKSLPNMCVFVGANGVGKSTLFDVFSFLQDCLLHNVRQALIRRGGYKEVVTRNTNGPIKFELKFRVDTDGPLVTYELHIGLRDNQPVVERELLKYRRGQQGRPWCFLNFRFGEGDAITNEADYVDENATEEREQQKLDSPDVLAIKGLGQFERFRAVVAFRKLIENWHVSDLHITDARESQDAGVAEHLSRRGENLSLVAQYMYQEHRDIFNLVLKKMTQRVPGVTNVEAAETADGRIVLRFQDGAFKDPFISRFVSDGTVKMFAYLLLLHDPAPHPLLAVEEPENQLHPELLAELAEEFREYARGDGQVFISTHSPDFVNGVELNELFWLTKKDGITSITHASDSNLLNDLKAAGDLPGALWKQGLFVGAGPR